DNA sequence from the Manis javanica isolate MJ-LG chromosome 15, MJ_LKY, whole genome shotgun sequence genome:
ATAttcatccaatttttaaaaactagaaatgaaatcTAAAATGCATTCATTAATACAATCAATACTACACTTCAATTTCGTATGTTTTGGACCAGGAAAGAAAGGGGAAGGGTAGGTGACCTGAGAAAGAAAATGGGCAAACAGAAACCATATAGTAACTCACTGCAGCACTCGTCAAGTGGTCATTTACTTAAAATGAAGCCGATTCCCCTGTCCCCTGAAAGCCTGCTCCCGGAAGTTAAGGACGTGTCCTGCTTATTCATTCTAAATTCCTAGTCTCCTAAGGACCAGGCCTCTTAACGAGGCAGAACGCAAAGAAGACTGCTCTAAACAACTTCACCTAGCCCTTTGTGATGCAAAGTAACTATGGAGCACATCTTTTCAGCATCTTAAATGACTTTGCAGCCCAAGAGAATCCTGCAGAAACCGTTTTTTGAGTCACTGGAGACCATAACATAGGTTCCCACCTTGTTTTAGAATTAATTTAATGGACAGTTAAACTCTGATAACAGAACCTACAGTAAGGTCAAAATCACTTTCAATCCCTAACTTCTAATATTCCCTACTAtctaactgaaaaataaaaaagcattctCTCCAGATCCACACGCTCAGGTTCCTCCTCCAGAATACAGTAAACATTACTCACACTGACTGCATTTACACAGCCTTCCAGACGCAAAGatcctgatgagttttccttaaCACACACCAGGAAGGTGAGGCCAGCTCTGAGTCTGTCCCTCCAGAACCTGCTGCTCTAATACTACCTTAGCCAAGGCTGTGTCTTCCTGCAGCTTTTTGAGCAAGACTTCTCCGCCctaaaaaatggcaaaagacAGTGTGTCAAGATATACCTGCTACCATCACTCGTTGAGAAGTTAAGACTCCACCAGTCAGGGGCCATATTAGCTTCCACCATGTGGGGGAAGTACAGTGGAGTAGTTAAAAGGCAAACAGGTCTGGGGTCAGATGCCTGAGTCAATCTTTGCATGACCTTTAAGTAGATTATAACGTGTCTGagccagtttccttatctgaaaaaaacACAGATAGAGCTTGTGGATTAAATGAGAGGTGTGAATGCTTCTCCACCAGTGATGCTTGGTAATTGGGAGAACGGAATTCAAGTCCCCAAGAATCCGAAAGCCAGAAAAGGCCTTATAAGTgcaacacaatttttttttcctaaataaataaactgagtcCCATGGAGAACTGGTGCCCTCCTACCTTCTTGCCACCCGCTTCCACACACTTACTTGGTGAACACTCGCAGGGCATCCTCCTACACAAGTCAATGTGTTTCCAATTCATGCGGCGCCTAGCACCTAGAGTTGGTTCACAACAGGTACTTTCGAGATTGAACCTAAAGTATGGTAATAATTACTAGCATTTAGAGAGCCCTTTACAAAGCAACTTTGTTCTAACTTTGAAGAGCACAACTTTGCTCTTTCTTATCCTGTGCGTTTGGGCACGTTTCAGCTTGCATGTAATACAGGAAATGAACTTCACCTCTAAGTTCATCTACAAAGAAGGAAGAGAGTCGCCCACGCATTCCTCTCCCCTCTTCCGAGCTTAAAAGGCCGACAAAGCGAAAGCTTGGGCGATTTCCCTCGCACTAAGGCTGCATGAGGACGGGATTCGAACCCCCAAACCGTACAAGAGAAGCTCCCCGCCGCTATAACTCACCGCGTGAGCCCACCAGAAACCGCAAACTCAGATCAGCCGCAGCCGGCCGTGGCGCTAAACCAGCACATACAAACTCCACCCTCAGCCAATCAAAACACCCCTCCGCCGCCGCCGGACCAATGAGCAGCAGCGGATATGGCTAAGCACGCGAAGGCTCAATGCTTGCTGGGAGTTGCAGTTTAATGTGGAACGGGACTGGGAATCCAGGTTTTCCCCCGCTCCCTCCCCCGGCGGATCCCGCCCCCTCAGCTCCGCAGCCAATCAGCAGCACCGGTCTGGTCGGCAgctctcccttttcttccccctgcGAAGTGGCCGCGGCGAAATAGGCCGCGGGCCCGATGTGGGGCGGATGGGCTGTGCCCCTCCTCCGCGTATGGAGGTTACGGCCAGCAGGGACTCTTGCAAGGCGACCGCTAAACTGCAAGGATGCATCGCTGGCGGGAAGCAACTCCCCGCAGTGTTGGAACTGCGGCCGCCGCGGGAGCCCCGTGCGGGGGAACGGGTTCTTCTGTCCGCAGTGCCGCGCGCTGCAACCACCGGACTCCACTCGAGACTACTTCAGCCTCATGGACTGGTACGGGGGCCGGTTTCGGGAGACGCGCCGGGGCGTGGGAGACGTCCGGGGCCGACGGGCGAGAGGGGTGGGCCCGTCCGGCTCGGCCAGGAGAGGGCGGGACGCGTTAGGTAGGGGGTGGAGCCCCGATGCAGGCGGGGGCCCGGGGACGGGACGGTGGGATGTGTCCTGAAACAGAGGAAATGGAGGGCCTGGCCGTTGACGGATG
Encoded proteins:
- the HSCB gene encoding iron-sulfur cluster co-chaperone protein HscB isoform X4 yields the protein MWGGWAVPLLRVWRLRPAGTLARRPLNCKDASLAGSNSPQCWNCGRRGSPVRGNGFFCPQCRALQPPDSTRDYFSLMDCNRSFRVDTVKLQQRYQQLQRLIHPDFFSQRSQPEKDFSEKHSTLVNDAYKTLLAPLSRGLYLLNRRN
- the HSCB gene encoding iron-sulfur cluster co-chaperone protein HscB isoform X5: MWGGWAVPLLRVWRLRPAGTLARRPLNCKDASLAGSNSPQCWNCGRRGSPVRGNGFFCPQCRALQPPDSTRDYFSLMDCNRSFRVDTVKLQQRYQQLQRLIHPDFFSQRSQPEKDFSEKHSTLVNDAYKTLLAPLSRGLYLVS